Proteins encoded together in one Triticum dicoccoides isolate Atlit2015 ecotype Zavitan chromosome 7B, WEW_v2.0, whole genome shotgun sequence window:
- the LOC119341340 gene encoding alpha-soluble NSF attachment protein-like, with amino-acid sequence MGDHEARGDDTERKADKKLSGWGLFGSKYEDAADLYDKAANFFKLSKNWNRAASVYIKIANCHMKGDSKHEAASAYVEAANCYKKFSPQEAAQALDQAVNLFLEIGRLSMAARYCKDIGEIYQQEQDLEKASDYLERAADLFDSEGQTSQSNTIKQKVAEIAAQLEQYPKATEIFEEIARQSINNNLLKYSVRGILLNAGICQLCRADAVAIQNSLERYQEIDPTFSGTREYKLLADLAASMDDGDVAKFTDAIKEFDGMTRLDPWKTTLLLRAKNELKKQEDDEDDLT; translated from the exons ATGGGGGACCACGAGGCTCGCGGTGACGACACGGAGAGGAAGGCGGATAAGAAGCTCTCCGGCTGGGGGCTCTTCGGCTCCAAGTACGAGGACGCCGCCGACCTATACGATAAGGCCGCCAACTTTTTCAAGCTCTCGAAGAACT GGAACAGAGCTGCATCTGTGTATATCAAGATTGCTAATTGCCATATGAAG GGTGATAGTAAGCATGAAGCTGCCTCAGCTTATGTGGAAGCTGCAAACTGCTACAAAAAATTCTCACCTCAGG AAGCTGCGCAAGCGCTAGACCAGGCTGTTAATCTTTTTCTGGAAATTGGTAGATTGAGCATGGCTGCAAGATACTGCAAG GACATTGGTGAGATTTATCAGCAAGAACAGGATTTGGAGAAGGCTTCAGATTACCTAGAAAGGGCCGCTGATCTTTTCGACAGTGAAGGACAGACATCTCAATCAAACACCATTAAGCAGAAAGTTGCAGAAATTGCTGCGCAGTTGGAACA GTACCCAAAGGCAACTGagatttttgaagaaattgctcgTCAATCAATTAACAACAATCTGCTGAAGTATAGTGTCAGAGGCATCCTCCTTAATGCAGGGATCTGCCAACTATGTAGAGCTGATGCTGTTGCTATACAAAATTCGTTGGAGAGATACCAG GAAATCGATCCGACTTTCTCAGGAACTCGTGAATACAAACTTTTAGCT GATCTTGCTGCATCAATGGACGATGGAGATGTTGCCAAATTTACTGATGCCATCAAGGAATTTGACGGCATGACACGCCTG GATCCTTGGAAAACGACACTGCTGCTGAGGGCAAAGAATGAGCTGAAGAAAcaagaggatgatgaggatgatctaACCTAA